A part of Lacibacter sp. H407 genomic DNA contains:
- a CDS encoding serine hydrolase domain-containing protein codes for MKQTLILASFILLLVACQKKEQGINSNQPKFDLDKFEQNIKTTYGPQAVGYSYTIAIGDKIMRFGAAGKATRSDGDVPYTIETRQEIFSVTKFMTAIAVFKMLQIKGISPDAYIHNYLPNSWTIHPSLMQISFRRLLSHNSGFAKNDRDYASLKQMMNIAQIDTTRTYNNANFALCRILLPYMKYGKGYFAAAEMNNTLESATALEFREIMRDLVLQPSNIAHWEKIDFKNWNHQGLNNYNYTMFYRWNSNLAPVTNSDDVLIAGSRGLVMSTYEIAQVMIAFENNQLVPEQTKQLMKIAGCGFDGVNGIGGAKGRYFWKNGGGPGGPGPGGECIIMSFPNSIYVSINSNSNVSDDIQHVASPSKLAKAYDDAW; via the coding sequence ATGAAACAAACACTTATTCTTGCCAGTTTTATTCTCCTGCTAGTTGCTTGCCAAAAAAAAGAGCAAGGGATCAACAGCAATCAACCAAAATTTGATCTCGACAAATTTGAACAGAATATCAAAACTACTTATGGTCCGCAGGCCGTGGGTTATTCTTATACCATTGCAATTGGTGATAAGATCATGCGGTTTGGTGCAGCCGGTAAAGCCACCAGATCGGATGGAGATGTTCCTTACACCATTGAAACAAGACAAGAAATTTTCAGCGTTACAAAATTCATGACAGCAATTGCAGTATTTAAAATGCTGCAGATAAAAGGCATTTCGCCTGACGCCTATATCCATAATTATCTGCCTAATTCGTGGACCATACATCCCTCGTTGATGCAGATCAGCTTCCGCAGATTATTATCACACAACAGCGGTTTCGCAAAAAACGATCGTGACTATGCATCCTTAAAACAAATGATGAACATAGCGCAAATTGATACAACACGCACTTACAACAATGCAAACTTTGCCCTTTGTCGTATCCTCCTTCCTTACATGAAATATGGCAAAGGCTATTTTGCAGCGGCTGAAATGAATAATACACTGGAATCTGCAACGGCTTTGGAGTTCCGGGAAATTATGCGTGATCTTGTATTGCAACCATCGAACATTGCACATTGGGAAAAAATTGATTTTAAAAACTGGAACCACCAGGGATTGAATAACTATAATTACACCATGTTCTACCGTTGGAACAGCAACCTGGCACCTGTAACCAACAGCGATGACGTATTGATTGCCGGTTCACGAGGTTTGGTGATGAGCACCTATGAAATTGCACAGGTAATGATAGCCTTTGAAAACAATCAACTGGTGCCTGAACAAACAAAACAATTAATGAAAATAGCCGGTTGTGGTTTTGATGGAGTAAATGGTATTGGTGGAGCAAAAGGAAGATACTTCTGGAAAAACGGCGGTGGCCCCGGTGGTCCGGGTCCTGGTGGCGAATGTATCATTATGAGTTTTCCCAACAGTATATATGTGAGCATCAATTCAAATAGTAATGTGAGTGATGATATTCAACATGTGGCCAGTCCTTCGAAACTGGCAAAGGCTTACGATGATGCATGGTAA
- a CDS encoding DUF4240 domain-containing protein, which translates to MNITFVAISIFLLLLLIRLIFRKVIDLPNYTGQLLTNKFPVSNLMPEEEFWKIIETTRNGANKNYPAHCSLLTNTLSKLSNDEIIGFNRTFTLLMAKSYSYKLWEAVYSLNGGSSDDAFEYFRSWLIGQGRNKFYWALKFPRILFLIGVKELVENYEGIANCAYLAYQQKNDSDIALVTDIPYSDGGIMFKETEAFFKYPELALLAW; encoded by the coding sequence ATGAACATAACATTCGTAGCCATAAGCATATTTCTTTTACTACTCCTTATTCGTTTAATATTCAGAAAAGTCATCGACCTTCCAAACTATACTGGCCAGTTATTAACAAATAAATTTCCAGTAAGCAACTTAATGCCTGAAGAAGAGTTTTGGAAAATCATTGAAACAACCCGAAATGGTGCCAATAAAAATTACCCTGCACATTGTTCGCTACTCACAAATACATTATCTAAATTATCAAACGACGAAATCATTGGATTCAACCGAACATTTACCTTGCTAATGGCGAAATCTTATAGCTATAAACTTTGGGAAGCGGTCTATTCTTTAAACGGAGGTAGCTCTGACGATGCGTTTGAATATTTTCGCTCTTGGTTAATAGGTCAGGGGAGGAATAAGTTTTACTGGGCATTGAAATTCCCAAGGATTCTGTTTCTTATCGGTGTAAAAGAACTGGTCGAAAACTATGAAGGAATCGCAAATTGCGCATATCTAGCATATCAACAAAAAAACGACAGCGATATTGCCTTGGTCACTGATATTCCTTATTCAGATGGGGGAATAATGTTTAAGGAAACCGAAGCGTTCTTTAAATATCCCGAGCTTGCATTATTAGCATGGTAG
- a CDS encoding sterol desaturase family protein — METYGKILLIAMPAFLLLVLAEAWYGVWKGKQTVRNLDMISSLSSGITNVTKDVLGLSIAIIGYGWLADKLAIVHIENTILTYIIAFIALDFAGYWVHRLDHEYNFFWNAHIIHHSSEDFNLACALRQSISVVFRLFTIFLLPAALLGVPTMVIAVVAPLHLFAQFWYHTQHINKMGFLEKIIVTPSHHRVHHAINPEYLDKNYGQIFIIWDKLFGTYQEELPDKKPVYGITRPVQTWNPIKINFMHLGLLIKDAWLTKSWNDKFRIWMMPTGWRPADVAEKYPVHKINDVYNMQKYDTKASTSLHVWSWVQITMALLFISYLFGNIASINALNAYYIYIYGFFIFLSVYAYTDLMDRNKYAIVWEIIKNSFGIAIILQTGDWFGAAALSPVLKYIIGAYFLLSTIVTLWFVMKHAKEDQQVMMVA, encoded by the coding sequence ATGGAAACCTACGGTAAAATTTTACTCATCGCCATGCCGGCTTTTCTATTGCTGGTGCTTGCCGAAGCCTGGTATGGTGTTTGGAAAGGAAAACAAACTGTCCGCAACCTGGATATGATCTCCAGTCTCAGCAGTGGCATTACCAATGTTACAAAAGATGTGTTGGGTTTAAGTATTGCCATTATCGGTTATGGTTGGCTGGCAGATAAATTAGCGATCGTACATATTGAGAATACCATTCTTACTTACATCATTGCGTTTATAGCGCTCGACTTTGCCGGTTATTGGGTGCATCGTCTCGATCATGAATATAATTTTTTCTGGAATGCACATATCATTCATCACAGCAGTGAAGATTTTAATCTGGCTTGCGCCTTGCGACAAAGTATCTCTGTTGTGTTCCGTCTCTTCACCATCTTTTTATTACCGGCTGCGTTGCTGGGTGTGCCAACTATGGTGATTGCTGTTGTTGCTCCACTGCATTTGTTTGCTCAGTTCTGGTATCATACACAACACATCAACAAGATGGGATTTCTGGAGAAGATCATTGTTACTCCTTCGCATCATCGTGTGCATCACGCTATCAATCCTGAGTATTTAGATAAGAACTATGGACAGATATTCATCATCTGGGATAAACTCTTTGGGACGTATCAGGAAGAACTCCCTGACAAAAAACCTGTTTATGGTATTACAAGGCCGGTGCAAACATGGAACCCGATCAAAATAAATTTCATGCATTTGGGTTTGTTGATTAAAGATGCATGGCTAACTAAAAGCTGGAACGATAAATTCCGCATTTGGATGATGCCAACGGGTTGGCGGCCAGCAGATGTTGCAGAGAAATATCCGGTACACAAGATCAACGATGTGTACAACATGCAGAAGTACGATACCAAAGCTTCCACTTCATTACATGTATGGAGTTGGGTGCAGATCACCATGGCGTTGTTATTCATCAGTTATCTGTTTGGCAATATTGCATCCATCAACGCATTGAACGCTTATTATATTTATATCTACGGCTTTTTCATCTTCCTAAGCGTTTATGCCTACACCGATCTGATGGATCGTAACAAATACGCCATCGTGTGGGAGATCATCAAGAACAGTTTCGGCATTGCTATCATTTTACAAACCGGCGATTGGTTTGGCGCCGCAGCACTTAGCCCTGTACTTAAGTATATCATTGGCGCTTACTTTCTGCTCTCCACAATCGTTACGCTTTGGTTTGTGATGAAGCATGCAAAGGAAGATCAGCAGGTTATGATGGTGGCGTGA
- a CDS encoding LytR/AlgR family response regulator transcription factor, which translates to MIKALIVDDEQSSIDLLQWLIAQYCPDISVVQSARSVKDALPLIHNFQPDIVFLDIQMPHQSGFDLLTTIDQWNFEVIFTTAFNEFAIQAIRFSALDYLLKPIDETELKKAVERFKAKRIYAPAGQQLFRNFIQNISQGKKEKFKLALADASEVKYVTLDEIIRLQADSNYTKVHLTQNRVFVSAKTLKEYDEILKEQHFLRTHKSHLINPTHIESYDKQGWLKMSDGSEVEVARRKKEYVQEALKNL; encoded by the coding sequence ATGATAAAAGCATTGATCGTTGATGATGAGCAATCGAGCATTGATCTGCTGCAATGGCTTATTGCACAGTATTGCCCTGATATTTCTGTGGTGCAGAGTGCACGCAGTGTAAAGGATGCATTGCCGCTCATTCATAACTTTCAACCCGATATTGTTTTTCTCGATATACAAATGCCGCATCAAAGCGGTTTCGATCTGCTCACTACGATTGATCAATGGAACTTTGAAGTGATCTTCACTACTGCCTTCAACGAATTTGCTATACAAGCCATCCGCTTCAGTGCATTGGATTATTTGCTGAAACCAATTGATGAAACAGAATTAAAAAAAGCAGTGGAACGTTTTAAAGCCAAACGCATTTATGCACCTGCTGGTCAGCAATTGTTCCGCAACTTCATCCAGAATATTTCGCAAGGGAAAAAAGAAAAATTCAAACTTGCCTTGGCCGATGCATCAGAAGTAAAATATGTTACACTCGATGAGATCATTCGATTACAAGCCGATAGCAACTACACGAAAGTTCATCTCACTCAAAACCGTGTATTTGTTTCGGCCAAAACATTAAAAGAGTATGATGAGATCTTGAAAGAGCAACATTTTCTCCGAACTCATAAATCACATCTCATCAACCCCACACATATTGAAAGCTACGATAAACAAGGTTGGTTAAAAATGAGTGATGGATCAGAAGTGGAAGTGGCCCGCAGGAAAAAAGAATACGTGCAGGAAGCGTTGAAAAACCTCTGA
- a CDS encoding two-component regulator propeller domain-containing protein — translation MIRETNCSIRLIRVIHIVVLLFIACTAQKVTAQGPAFYHLSTAEGLSDNNVNDVKRDRNGILWIGTSEGLNSFDGNSISTYYKYDHPKLAGNDVLQVICDNENRIWLRTATNFVTMLDEKRNFHSFPIGDSTENTFAANYLFTKVKGLIVRKVNGHYVYNKSTHRFEKWNTAIDSLLPETVRFVEPFDENKFMVYGNGRLLLIDYSTQQKLMEIKLPGVLMGAARINNNEILTYTLSGSGFFRININTQTVTHSYTNLKDQNGNALAKDLRNITRINEQQFAISTRFSGMYLIDLEKESLQLLNHDPLNDRSIGGDNTSLLHYDSSGYLFVTTRTSGLHYLNLKQPQIAYRPYFKDEAGNLFDGFIQTIAAKEGLVWLGTQDRLIRINRTTNQTSFINYYLPDGTNLNKEETVRALYADEQDRLWVGTTRYGILLLNKDQKTIAHFGRRKGATDSLPSTWTNGFCVDATANLWVATMRGICKINTNNLQITNFTAHPLLKELNGIYTNTVWIDSKQQLWIGTNRGAWCYNEQKQTLKHYTDKQGLSHNRVFSFNEDNKGNIYIGTIAGLTVLAPNGTTTVYNRSKGLRNDKCEGILKDENGFLWIGNLNCLIRFDPATNNYAVYEEGLGFSHAGFRMRSCFKAADGEMFWGSDKGLNSFYPQQLNTISVQLQPSINTLYTTDSNYHFTTTDTIRFPYNTSSFHFYFSSGELTGSKKIQFLYKLDGYDNDWKKPIAYGQAVYSKLPPGNYLFHVKASRDGINWFEAAHPVQLNISKPWWQQTWFRLTYIAAFFALLYSIFNFLQRRKREKEVKQMIDYFAHSGFEHSSVDDILWDIARNCISRLGFEDCVIYTVNEDEKVLLQKAAYGPKSPKAYEIKNPIIIPFGKGIVGDVAATGRANIINDTSKDKRYIVDDEQRFSEITVPIIHEGKVIAVIDSEHQRKNFFTKQHLEALQTIASLSSAKISRAMAMDAMKKTKLEVMELNVKMAESKFMNLRLQMNPHFMFNALSSIQHLIVSQQTTKAYKYLTIFSNFLRSLLNYAEKNFIPLDEELKVLQMYVELESLRFDQSFSYEINVDENLSNDEVLVPSLMVQPFVENAIWHGLLHKEGEKKLKIEFVNHSDDHLTCTIEDNGVGRSNAAAIQQQKISSKIHESKGIGIIEERLKLLQQKTGKPAHVEIKDMFDAQQHAVGTKVIITIPYYNPEET, via the coding sequence TTGATCCGTGAAACCAATTGTTCTATTCGTTTGATCAGAGTCATCCATATTGTCGTTCTACTGTTCATTGCATGTACTGCCCAAAAAGTAACTGCACAAGGCCCTGCATTTTATCACCTCAGCACAGCAGAAGGGTTGAGCGATAACAATGTGAATGATGTAAAGCGTGACAGAAATGGAATTCTTTGGATCGGCACATCAGAAGGGCTCAATAGTTTTGATGGCAACAGCATCAGCACATATTATAAATATGATCATCCAAAACTTGCAGGCAATGATGTGCTGCAAGTGATCTGTGACAATGAAAACCGCATCTGGTTACGAACAGCAACGAATTTTGTAACCATGCTTGATGAAAAGAGGAATTTTCATTCGTTCCCTATTGGCGATTCAACAGAAAATACATTTGCTGCTAATTACCTATTTACAAAAGTAAAAGGGCTTATTGTTAGAAAAGTAAACGGGCATTATGTTTATAACAAATCGACCCATCGTTTTGAAAAATGGAATACAGCGATCGATTCATTATTACCAGAAACAGTACGTTTTGTTGAGCCGTTTGATGAAAATAAATTCATGGTTTATGGTAACGGCCGTTTACTGCTGATCGATTATTCAACGCAGCAAAAATTAATGGAAATTAAACTACCCGGGGTGTTAATGGGTGCTGCACGAATCAATAATAACGAGATCCTTACCTATACACTTTCCGGAAGCGGTTTTTTCCGTATCAACATAAACACACAAACTGTAACGCATAGTTACACAAACCTGAAAGATCAAAACGGAAACGCATTGGCAAAAGACCTTCGAAATATCACCCGTATCAATGAGCAGCAGTTTGCAATCAGCACACGGTTCTCCGGCATGTATCTCATTGATCTGGAAAAAGAAAGTTTACAGCTGTTGAATCATGATCCATTGAATGACCGCAGTATTGGTGGCGATAATACAAGTTTATTACATTACGACAGCAGCGGCTATCTCTTTGTTACAACACGTACATCGGGTTTGCATTACCTGAACCTTAAACAACCACAGATTGCGTATCGTCCTTATTTTAAAGATGAAGCTGGTAATTTGTTTGATGGGTTTATTCAAACCATTGCTGCAAAAGAGGGATTGGTATGGCTGGGCACACAGGATCGGTTGATCCGAATAAACAGAACAACCAATCAAACATCCTTTATCAATTATTATTTGCCTGATGGAACGAATCTTAACAAAGAAGAAACAGTACGGGCATTGTATGCCGATGAGCAGGATCGTTTGTGGGTTGGAACTACACGCTATGGTATATTGCTTCTTAACAAAGACCAAAAAACAATTGCACATTTTGGCAGAAGGAAAGGCGCTACCGATTCACTCCCTTCAACCTGGACAAATGGATTTTGTGTAGATGCCACAGCTAATCTTTGGGTAGCAACCATGCGTGGCATTTGTAAGATCAATACCAATAACTTACAGATAACAAATTTTACAGCTCATCCTTTATTGAAAGAATTAAATGGTATCTATACAAATACGGTGTGGATCGATAGTAAACAACAACTATGGATCGGTACAAACCGTGGTGCATGGTGTTATAACGAGCAGAAACAAACGTTGAAACATTATACCGACAAACAAGGACTATCACACAACCGTGTTTTCTCGTTCAATGAAGATAATAAAGGCAATATTTATATTGGCACCATTGCAGGCTTAACCGTACTTGCACCAAACGGAACAACAACTGTGTACAACCGCAGCAAAGGATTACGCAATGATAAATGCGAAGGCATCTTAAAAGATGAAAATGGTTTTCTCTGGATCGGCAATCTCAATTGTTTGATCCGTTTTGATCCTGCTACCAATAATTATGCAGTGTATGAAGAAGGTTTAGGTTTTAGTCATGCAGGTTTTCGCATGCGTAGCTGTTTTAAAGCAGCAGATGGTGAAATGTTTTGGGGAAGTGATAAAGGACTAAATTCTTTTTATCCGCAGCAACTGAATACCATCTCTGTTCAGCTGCAACCATCGATCAATACATTGTACACGACAGATAGCAATTATCATTTTACAACAACAGATACCATTCGCTTTCCGTACAATACCTCATCCTTCCATTTCTATTTTTCATCCGGTGAATTAACAGGATCAAAAAAAATACAGTTCCTCTATAAGCTCGATGGCTATGATAACGATTGGAAAAAACCAATCGCTTACGGACAGGCTGTTTACAGCAAACTTCCACCAGGCAACTATCTCTTTCATGTAAAAGCATCACGAGATGGTATTAACTGGTTTGAAGCTGCACATCCTGTTCAACTCAACATCAGTAAACCCTGGTGGCAGCAAACCTGGTTCAGACTTACTTACATCGCTGCATTCTTTGCACTGCTGTATAGCATTTTTAATTTCCTGCAACGACGCAAAAGAGAAAAAGAAGTAAAGCAGATGATCGATTATTTCGCTCATTCAGGATTTGAACATTCATCCGTAGATGATATCCTTTGGGATATTGCCCGTAACTGTATCTCCCGTTTGGGTTTTGAAGATTGTGTAATCTATACAGTTAATGAAGATGAAAAAGTATTGTTGCAAAAAGCAGCGTACGGACCAAAAAGTCCGAAAGCATACGAGATCAAAAACCCCATCATCATTCCGTTCGGAAAAGGAATTGTGGGTGATGTGGCTGCAACAGGAAGAGCCAACATCATCAACGACACTTCAAAAGACAAACGATATATTGTTGATGATGAACAACGTTTTTCGGAAATAACAGTTCCCATCATTCACGAAGGCAAAGTAATTGCTGTGATCGATTCAGAACATCAACGCAAAAACTTTTTTACCAAACAACATCTTGAAGCATTGCAAACCATTGCTTCCCTCAGCTCAGCCAAAATTTCCCGTGCCATGGCTATGGATGCTATGAAGAAAACAAAACTGGAAGTGATGGAGCTGAATGTAAAAATGGCCGAATCAAAATTCATGAACCTGCGGTTACAGATGAACCCGCATTTTATGTTCAATGCATTAAGTTCCATTCAGCATTTAATTGTATCGCAGCAAACAACAAAAGCATACAAGTATCTCACTATCTTCTCCAACTTCCTACGTTCACTGCTCAACTATGCAGAAAAGAATTTTATTCCATTGGATGAAGAGTTGAAAGTGTTACAGATGTATGTAGAGTTAGAATCATTACGTTTTGATCAATCGTTCAGTTATGAAATTAATGTGGATGAAAATCTGAGCAATGATGAAGTGCTGGTGCCATCGCTCATGGTACAACCATTTGTAGAGAATGCCATCTGGCATGGTTTATTACACAAAGAAGGAGAAAAGAAACTAAAGATCGAATTTGTAAACCACAGCGATGATCACCTGACATGTACAATAGAAGATAATGGAGTTGGTCGAAGCAATGCTGCAGCCATACAGCAACAAAAGATCAGCAGTAAAATACATGAAAGCAAAGGCATTGGCATTATTGAAGAACGGTTGAAACTGTTGCAACAGAAAACCGGCAAACCTGCGCATGTGGAAATAAAAGACATGTTTGATGCGCAGCAACATGCAGTGGGCACCAAAGTAATTATTACGATTCCTTATTATAACCCGGAAGAAACATGA
- a CDS encoding RNA polymerase sigma factor, producing the protein MNLSTIIPSADVLVQQCLNGEVSAYRVLYDRYSKAMYNTALRILNRADDAEDILQEAFTDAFQQLKSFEGRSTFGAWLRQIVVYKSIAHLKKQKLHVNGLETDAENIADESLVEEDEVWYTVDSIKQAMQKLPDGYRTVLTLHLIEGFEQEEVAEMMKVAHSTVRTQYMRAKQKLLQLLKQEVYEQ; encoded by the coding sequence TTGAACCTGTCAACAATCATCCCATCAGCAGACGTATTGGTGCAGCAATGCCTCAACGGAGAAGTTTCGGCATACAGGGTCCTGTATGACCGCTACTCAAAGGCCATGTACAATACAGCGCTGCGGATATTGAACCGGGCCGATGATGCAGAAGATATTCTGCAGGAAGCATTCACCGATGCATTTCAGCAACTGAAGTCGTTTGAAGGCAGGTCAACTTTTGGTGCATGGTTACGACAGATCGTGGTGTATAAAAGCATTGCACATCTTAAAAAACAAAAACTGCATGTGAATGGGTTGGAAACGGATGCAGAAAATATTGCTGATGAATCGCTAGTTGAAGAAGATGAAGTTTGGTACACGGTTGACAGTATTAAACAAGCCATGCAAAAATTACCCGATGGCTACCGCACTGTGTTAACGCTTCATTTAATTGAAGGGTTCGAACAGGAAGAAGTGGCGGAGATGATGAAAGTGGCACATTCAACCGTTCGCACACAATACATGCGGGCCAAACAAAAATTATTACAGCTGTTAAAACAAGAAGTATATGAGCAGTAA
- the tnpA gene encoding IS200/IS605 family transposase: MPNTYTQIHLQFVFAVKYRKALILPNWKERLYQYITGIIQHNEHKMLQINGMPDHVHLFIGMRPTQSVSSLIQNVKTESSKWVNDNRLCSSPFAWQEGYGAFSYSKSHVPDVIRYIQNQEIHHQKESFLDEYLKLLKAFEIEYDEKYIFKEPE; this comes from the coding sequence ATGCCAAATACCTACACCCAAATTCATTTACAATTTGTATTTGCTGTAAAATATCGAAAAGCACTCATTCTCCCCAATTGGAAAGAACGTCTTTACCAATATATCACGGGCATCATTCAACATAACGAACACAAAATGCTGCAGATAAACGGTATGCCTGATCATGTTCATCTCTTTATTGGCATGCGACCAACACAATCTGTTTCATCACTCATTCAAAATGTAAAAACAGAAAGTAGCAAATGGGTCAATGATAACAGACTGTGTTCATCTCCGTTTGCATGGCAGGAAGGTTATGGCGCTTTCTCTTACTCTAAAAGCCATGTACCCGATGTTATCCGTTATATTCAAAATCAGGAAATACATCATCAAAAAGAAAGCTTTCTCGATGAATACCTGAAATTGTTGAAAGCTTTTGAAATTGAATATGATGAAAAGTATATTTTTAAAGAACCGGAATAA